The following proteins come from a genomic window of Zygotorulaspora mrakii chromosome 8, complete sequence:
- the PAN3 gene encoding PAN-complex poly(A)-binding subunit PAN3 (similar to Saccharomyces cerevisiae PAN3 (YKL025C); ancestral locus Anc_2.669) → MEKPNMDWAKDIPCRNIIIYGYCKKEKDGCPFKHDNEKVKKPATLSATTVSTITGTNNSVAQSTVAIKVPSVLSSTPKFNAKVSASFTPMSSKSNIINDDESNLNEVTGNSTLFNKPFSDRGTSAQFPAPSSGALFGGPTFNPYVTESFTPASSSGNHLNLTAVSNGSTSELQHLYPESTDDASKRLVGSGGASDYIADPPISRSPPINFKFPDIYPPSHSLLQYHLYAPDPPPHLKLSLKPNERTPESLFIPNKLREELVKKNLASLQVFPSGGAIPAVVQDYFNLVPLDFNRKTDEKNSNLGHENSLYKVFSNSDGNVYLLRRIHNVKVQDSSLISRTFQNWKHVESANVVKLVDLFQTTKFSDSSLCAVYDYYPLSSSLYEAHFINFPLTPLTQDYLWSYLVQLTNALQAVHCKGLAFDTINWHKVIITGAPGRIKVTGSGPFEVLNFNNNKPNDIRINQQKNFSDLGTLLKDLSSKMSPGKSPTIEEMAIDDSLKTVLNYLLDDQNMEKNIKQLTSLFYDKILGTLDSSISMIDHTEGVLSKELENGRLFRLMCKLNFIYGRMESRIDIDWSESGANFPIVLFYDYVFHQVDASGKNTIDLTHVLRCLNKLDAGVLEKIVLATPDEMNCIIISYKELRDLIDSTFRSIMGQ, encoded by the coding sequence ATGGAGAAGCCCAACATGGATTGGGCTAAGGATATACCCTGTAGGAATATCATTATATATGGTTACtgcaagaaagaaaaggatgGGTGCCCATTTAAGCAtgacaatgaaaaagtgaaaaagcCAGCCACACTAAGCGCGACAACTGTCTCAACCATCACTGGGACGAATAACTCAGTAGCGCAATCAACTGTTGCAATTAAAGTACCCTCTGTGTTGAGTAGTACACCGAAGTTTAATGCGAAAGTTTCAGCAAGCTTTACTCCAATGTCCTCGAAAAGTAATATtattaatgatgatgagagCAATTTAAATGAAGTGACTGGCAATTCAACTTTATTTAATAAACCATTTTCTGATCGAGGAACATCTGCGCAATTTCCTGCACCCTCGTCTGGTGCGCTATTCGGTGGACCAACATTCAATCCGTACGTCACAGAAAGCTTTACTCCAGCGTCTTCTTCTGGTAATCATCTGAACCTTACTGCAGTAAGCAATGGCTCCACTAGCGAATTGCAACATTTATATCCCGAGAGCACGGATGATGCTTCAAAAAGGCTTGTTGGAAGCGGGGGAGCTTCTGATTATATTGCAGATCCTCCAATATCACGTTCTCCGCCaattaatttcaaatttcctGACATATACCCTCCCTCGCATAGTCTCTTACAATACCATCTTTACGCTCCAGATCCTCCACCTCATCTAAAACTTTCGTTGAAACCAAACGAACGAACACCGGAGTCTCTTTTCATTCCTAACAAACTTCGAGAAGAACTCGTTAAAAAAAACTTAGCATCACTGCAAGTATTTCCTTCAGGTGGTGCCATTCCAGCAGTAGTTCAAGACTACTTTAATTTGGTGCCATTAGATTTCAATCGAAAaacagatgaaaaaaactcCAACTTAGGGCATGAAAACTCACTATACAAGGTTTTTTCTAATTCGGATGGTAATGTGTACCTATTACGTCGAATCCATAATGTCAAGGTTCAAGATTCCTCTCTTATATCGAggacttttcaaaactggAAACATGTTGAAAGTGCAAACGTAGTGAAACTAGTAGATCTGTTTCAAACAACCAAGTTTAGCGATTCTTCTCTTTGTGCTGTTTATGATTACTACCCTCTATCAAGTTCATTATATGAGGCCCACTTCATCAACTTCCCATTAACTCCGCTGACTCAAGACTATTTATGGTCATATCTTGTGCAGCTCACCAACGCCTTACAAGCGGTTCATTGCAAGGGATTGGCGTTTGATACTATAAATTGGCATAAAGTGATTATCACGGGTGCTCCAGGAAGGATCAAAGTCACAGGAAGCGGTCCCTTTGAAgtattgaatttcaataataacaaGCCTAATGACATTCGTATTAATCAACAGAAAAACTTCAGTGATCTAGGAACGCTACTAAAAGATCTCTCCTCTAAAATGTCCCCAGGTAAGTCACCCACGATCGAAGAGATGGCGATCGATGATAGTCTCAAAACGGTGCTAAACTATCTTTTAGATGACcaaaatatggaaaaaaacatcaagCAACTCACCTCCCTATTTTATGATAAAATTCTAGGCACTCTAGACTCATCAATCTCAATGATTGACCACACAGAAGGAGttctatcaaaagaattggaaaatggaCGCTTGTTCAGGTTGATGTGCAAACTCAATTTCATATACGGGAGAATGGAATCTCGAATAGATATAGATTGGTCAGAATCAGGTGCAAACTTCCCCATTGTATTATTTTATGACTACGTTTTCCACCAAGTCGACGCATCCGGCAAAAATACGATAGATCTTACACATGTTCTTAGGTGTTTAAATAAGCTCGATGCAGGTGTTCTGGAAAAGATTGTACTGGCTACACCCGATGAAATGAACTGCATAATCATCAGCTATAAGGAACTTAGGGATTTGATAGATTCTACATTTAGATCAATAATGGGTCAGTAG
- a CDS encoding uncharacterized protein (similar to Saccharomyces cerevisiae URA6 (YKL024C); ancestral locus Anc_2.667), with translation MLRNFGVRFGLAINTSCRRSLITASLLRQASTESRLSKSIHFRQYSTNGLQNDKARNHRGKLLFMLGLLALGSTVVSLSYQKSSPAEFLEDTPVNDNDGTDEQNSDTEGRNLSFPSDKVSVIFVLGGPGSGKGTQCAKLVKEYHFVHLSAGDLLRAEQAREGSEFGELIKRYIKEGLIVPQEVTIALLQQAITENFKNGKTKFLVDGFPRKMDQAITFEKQIAPSMFTLFFECPEQVMLKRLLERGRTSGRTDDNIESIKKRFKTFLETSMPVVEYFEKQSKVIKVRCDDPVETVYKHVQAGIEDKFSKK, from the coding sequence ATGttgagaaattttggagTAAGATTCGGTTTAGCGATTAATACAAGCTGCAGACGCAGCTTGATCACTGCATCTTTATTGCGCCAAGCTAGCACTGAATCAAGACTTTCCAAAAGCATCCACTTCCGCCAGTATTCGACAAACGGACTGCAAAATGACAAAGCAAGAAATCATAGAGGTAAGCTTCTATTTATGTTGGGTTTATTGGCTTTAGGTTCCACTGTGGTCTCTTTATCGTATCAAAAAAGCTCACCAGCTGAGTTTCTAGAGGACACGCCAGttaatgataatgatggaACCGACGAACAGAACAGTGATACTGAAGGTCGGAATTTATCTTTTCCTTCCGACAAAGTTTCTGTTATTTTTGTTCTCGGTGGTCCGGGCTCTGGAAAGGGTACTCAATGTGCCAAGCTAGTGAAAGAATACCACTTCGTTCATCTTTCTGCTGGGGACCTTCTTCGTGCAGAGCAAGCTCGTGAGGGCTCTGAGTTTGGTGAGCTAATCAAGCGCTACATCAAAGAAGGCTTGATCGTACCCCAAGAAGTTACCATTGCTCTGCTCCAACAAGCTATCACtgagaatttcaaaaatggtaaaacaaaatttttggtggACGGGTTTCCAAGAAAGATGGATCAAGCAATcacttttgagaaacagaTTGCGCCTAGTATGTTCactttgttttttgaatgtCCTGAACAGGTGATGCTAAAAAGATTGTTGGAACGTGGTAGAACAAGCGGAAGAACTGATGACAACATCGAATCCATAAAGAAGAGGTTCAAGACCTTTTTGGAAACTAGTATGCCTGTCGTAGAGtactttgaaaagcaaTCCAAGGTAATCAAGGTTCGTTGTGATGATCCAGTTGAAACTGTTTACAAGCATGTTCAAGCAGGCATCGAAGACAAATTCAgcaaaaagtga